AGCTTGCTGCGCGTACCCTGCATCAACTCAGCCCTGCCGCGAATGAGCCTTTTCTGGTCTACGACCCTGCCACAACCATTGAAGAATCGTTGGAATCAGCCGCTCGTGGAACGCTGTTTCTGGATGAGGTTGGCGATACCTCATCCGCCGTTCAGGCGAAGCTGCTGCGTTTGATGCGCATGGTCGACACTCGCATTATCGCGGCTACGTATCGCAATCTGCGGCATCAGGCCGCCATCGGAGAGTTTCGCTCAGACCTGTATTACCGTCTCTCTACGGTCGAGATCGAGGTGCCACCGCTACGACAGCGCATGGAAGATTTGCCATTACTTGTGGAGCACATTCTCTCCCGCGCTGGAGAGCGCTATCACAAGCCCGCGATGGAGATCTCGAGCGAGGCAATGGAAATACTCCGCAGCTATTCGTGGCCTGGCAACATTCGCGAACTGGAAAGCGTGCTGAACAACGCCGCCATGCAACAGGAAGGAATTGTCATTCATACGATTTCGCTTCCAGAGCCTGAGTCTCCGGTTAAAGCAGATTCGTTACCGGTCCGTCTGGATGACCTGATCTCTCGCCATGTGCGTG
This genomic window from Terriglobus albidus contains:
- a CDS encoding sigma 54-interacting transcriptional regulator — protein: MSVMEYIPQPGFFETLGSSPAMERLRLQLERIGPHFRTILLTGETGVGKELAARTLHQLSPAANEPFLVYDPATTIEESLESAARGTLFLDEVGDTSSAVQAKLLRLMRMVDTRIIAATYRNLRHQAAIGEFRSDLYYRLSTVEIEVPPLRQRMEDLPLLVEHILSRAGERYHKPAMEISSEAMEILRSYSWPGNIRELESVLNNAAMQQEGIVIHTISLPEPESPVKADSLPVRLDDLISRHVRGVLAQCEGNKVRTAELLGISRSTLYRMLEA